The proteins below come from a single Miscanthus floridulus cultivar M001 chromosome 1, ASM1932011v1, whole genome shotgun sequence genomic window:
- the LOC136454713 gene encoding protein FAR1-RELATED SEQUENCE 5-like: MSDDDSLLEYSEIVMKMFGSEDDGFEFYNNYAYEKGFSVRKEYCEWDNGHNERTLRKFVCSCEGFRAEKEVRREIKKRRPRNITRCGCRAQLVIAQDPNTEQWCVKDFIDEHNHPMMEPDLACFLRSHRRISDDQKAEIVQLQISGIRKHQIMDIMVRRYNGYDKVGFTSRDLYNFCHRNKAETLSGGDARTIISYMTESKRRDPDFFFQYKTDGRGHLTGLLWCDFQCQMDYRAFGDVIVFDGTYKTNRYNLTLVPFVGVNHHKSTVLFACGILSHEDTESYVWLLRSFCDAMIQKHPVSVITDGDRAMQKAISIVWSNSSHRLCVWHIEVCIARNLHTQDLKDKVRGFLYDRCSIEKIERKWIAFLAKEKVTDKDSWLYQMYEMREIWCAAYHAGKCYLGLRSNQRSESLHSRIQFNLDRKMTLLELIQHVDHCLSKLRSNEAYLDFQASSKPCLQPDASTIEKEAANLFTPSVYFADVQYSVKAADKCYWIETVDGYDIVEYIVGKVDKGDKQYYVKCEICVVERKLKEISCSCLKLQSLGTPCSHIFFVLGRRGEHKLPDCCVLERWTRGAKRGFPPIRKSAMYDYSDSLQRYHELHNISQTASFVASQSLEAYGRLKRVLHEEAAMIPPNGGENGGKRFGPVLPQALDVDSADVFDPIHVPGRGAPEEKVEVSFR; this comes from the coding sequence ATGTCGGATGATGATTCTTTGCTGGAGTACAGTGAAATTGTTATGAAGATGTTTGGCAGTGAGGACGACGGATTTGAGTTTTATAACAACTACGCTTATGAGAAAGGATTTAGTGTGAGAAAGGAATACTGCGAGTGGGACAACGGCCATAATGAGAGGACCCTTCGGAAGTTTGTTTGCAGCTGTGAAGGTTTCCGCGCAGAGAAGGAGGTGAGGAGGGAGATCAAGAAGCGGAGGCCGCGGAATATCACTCGTTGTGGATGCCGTGCTCAACTTGTGATTGCACAGGATCCGAACACAGAGCAGTGGTGTGTGAAGGATTTCATCGACGAGCACAACCATCCGATGATGGAACCAGACCTTGCTTGCTTTCTGCGTTCACATAGAAGAATCAGCGATGATCAGAAAGCAGAGATTGTGCAGCTGCAAATTTCTGGGATCCGCAAACACCAGATAATGGATATTATGGTTAGGCGGTACAATGGGTATGATAAGGTTGGATTTACATCAAGGGACCTTTACAATTTCTGCCATCGCAACAAGGCGGAGACACTTTCTGGTGGTGATGCTCGAACAATCATCAGTTACATGACAGAATCAAAACGTAGAGATCCTGATTTCTTTTTCCAGTACAAGACTGATGGGAGAGGGCACCTGAcgggactgctctggtgtgacttTCAATGTCAGATGGATTATAGAGCGTTTGGTGATGTCATCGTGTTTGATGGCACGTACAAAACGAATCGATACAACCTGACCCTTGTTCCTTTTGTTGGGGTGAATCACCATAAAAGCACGGTTCTTTTTGCCTGTGGAATTCTTTCTCACGAGGATACTGAGTCATATGTGTGGCTGCTTAGGTCATTCTGTGATGCCATGATTCAGAAGCATCCGGTTTCTGTGATCACCGATGGAGACCGTGCTATGCAGAAAGCAATCAGTATTGTGTGGTCGAATTCATCGCATAGGCTATGCGTATGGCATATTGAGGTGTGCATTGCGCGTAATCTTCACACCCAGGATCTGAAGGATAAGGTTAGGGGTTTTCTGTATGATCGTTGCTCCATAGAAAAGATTGAGAGGAAATGGATAGCATTCTTGGCAAAGGAGAAAGTTACAGATAAGGACTCGTGGTTGTACCAGATGTATGAGATGAGGGAAATCTGGTGTGCGGCATATCATGCTGGTAAGTGCTACTTAGGACTGAGGAGCAACCAGCGTAGTGAGAGCCTACACTCTAGGATTCAGTTTAATCTAGATCGGAAAATGACACTGTTAGAGTTGATACAGCACGTTGACCACTGTCTTTCAAAGTTGCGCAGTAATGAAGCGTATCTGGACTTTCAAGCAAGTTCTAAGCCATGCTTACAACCAGATGCTTCAACTATTGAGAAAGAGGCTGCGAATTTGTTCACACCAAGTGTTTATTTTGCCGATGTGCAGTACAGCGTAAAAGCAGCCGACAAGTGTTATTGGATTGAGACTGTAGATGGCTATGATATTGTTGAGTATATTGTTGGAAAGGTTGATAAAGGAGACAAACAATACTATGTGAAATGTGAGATATGCGTTGTTGAACGCAAGCTGAAGGAAATTTCTTGTTCTTGTCTAAAGTTACAATCCCTTGGAACCCCATGCTCACACATCTTCTTTGTATTGGGTCGTCGAGGAGAACACAAGCTTCCAGACTGCTGTGTTTTGGAAAGGTGGACGAGGGGGGCCAAGCGTGGATTTCCTCCTATAAGGAAGAGCGCCATGTATGACTATTCCGATAGCCTACAGAGGTACCATGAGCTACACAATATCAGTCAAACGGCATCCTTCGTAGCATCTCAATCACTTGAAGCATATGGGCGGCTCAAACGCGTTCTTCATGAGGAAGCTGCTATGATCCCTCCAAATGGAGGAGAGAATGGAGGCAAGAGGTTTGGTCCTGTGCTGCCGCAAGCCCTGGATGTTGATTCTGCAGATGTCTTTGATCCCATACATGTGCCTGGCAGAGGGGCCCCCGAAGAAAAAGTTGAAGTCAGTTTCAGATAA